A genomic stretch from Falco cherrug isolate bFalChe1 chromosome 1, bFalChe1.pri, whole genome shotgun sequence includes:
- the TMEM150C gene encoding transmembrane protein 150C isoform X3 translates to MACMDGKKCSVWMFLPLVFTLFTSAGLWIVYFIAVEDNKILPLNVPDRKPGSKRPPYISIAGDAPPASCVFSQVMNMAAFLALVVAVLRFIQLKPKVLNPWLNVSGLVALCLASFGMTLLGNFQLSNDEEIHNVGTSLTFGFGTLACWIQSALTLKINLKNEGRKAGIPRVALSASITLCVVLYFILMAQGIHMHASRIQWGLVMCFLCYFGTFAVEFRHYRFEIVCSEYQENFLSFSESLSEASEYQTDQV, encoded by the exons GTATGGATGGGAAGAAATGCAGTGTGTGGATGTTTTTACCTCTTGTGTTCACCCTGTTCACATCAGCTGGATTATGGATAGT GTACTTTATAGCAGTGGAGGACAACAAAATTCTCCCACTAAATGTACCAGATAG GAAGCCTGGTTCCAAAAGACCACCTTATATCAG TATTGCAGGTGATGCACCTCCTGCAAGCTGTGTGTTTAGCCAAGTCATGAACATGGCAGCATTTCTAG caCTTGTCGTGGCTGTCCTGCGCTTCATTCAGCTGAAGCCGAAGGTGCTGAACCCTTGGCTGAACGTCAGCGGCCTGGTGGCATTATGCTTGGCCTCTTTTGGGATGACCCTCCTCGGCAACTTTCAG CTTTCCAATGATGAGGAGATCCACAATGTGGGCACATCGCTGACCTTTGGTTTTGGGACCTTGGCGTGCTGGATCCAGTCTGCCCTCACCCTCAAGATCAACCTGAAGAACGAGGGACGGAAAGCTGGGATTCCACGAGTTGCGCTGTCAGCCAGCATCACCCTCTGTGTGGTGCTCT ATTTCATCCTCATGGCACAAGGCATTCACATGCATGCTTCCAGGATCCAGTGGGGCCTGGTGATGTGCTTCCTGTGCTACTTCGGCACCTTTGCAGTGGAGTTCAGGCACTACAGATTTGAGATTGTTTGCTCTGAGTACCAGGAAAACTTTCTgagcttttctgaaagcttaTCGGAAGCCTCGGAGTACCAGACAGATCAGGTGTAG
- the TMEM150C gene encoding transmembrane protein 150C isoform X2, with the protein MASGMDGKKCSVWMFLPLVFTLFTSAGLWIVYFIAVEDNKILPLNVPDRKPGSKRPPYISIAGDAPPASCVFSQVMNMAAFLALVVAVLRFIQLKPKVLNPWLNVSGLVALCLASFGMTLLGNFQLSNDEEIHNVGTSLTFGFGTLACWIQSALTLKINLKNEGRKAGIPRVALSASITLCVVLYFILMAQGIHMHASRIQWGLVMCFLCYFGTFAVEFRHYRFEIVCSEYQENFLSFSESLSEASEYQTDQV; encoded by the exons CAGGTATGGATGGGAAGAAATGCAGTGTGTGGATGTTTTTACCTCTTGTGTTCACCCTGTTCACATCAGCTGGATTATGGATAGT GTACTTTATAGCAGTGGAGGACAACAAAATTCTCCCACTAAATGTACCAGATAG GAAGCCTGGTTCCAAAAGACCACCTTATATCAG TATTGCAGGTGATGCACCTCCTGCAAGCTGTGTGTTTAGCCAAGTCATGAACATGGCAGCATTTCTAG caCTTGTCGTGGCTGTCCTGCGCTTCATTCAGCTGAAGCCGAAGGTGCTGAACCCTTGGCTGAACGTCAGCGGCCTGGTGGCATTATGCTTGGCCTCTTTTGGGATGACCCTCCTCGGCAACTTTCAG CTTTCCAATGATGAGGAGATCCACAATGTGGGCACATCGCTGACCTTTGGTTTTGGGACCTTGGCGTGCTGGATCCAGTCTGCCCTCACCCTCAAGATCAACCTGAAGAACGAGGGACGGAAAGCTGGGATTCCACGAGTTGCGCTGTCAGCCAGCATCACCCTCTGTGTGGTGCTCT ATTTCATCCTCATGGCACAAGGCATTCACATGCATGCTTCCAGGATCCAGTGGGGCCTGGTGATGTGCTTCCTGTGCTACTTCGGCACCTTTGCAGTGGAGTTCAGGCACTACAGATTTGAGATTGTTTGCTCTGAGTACCAGGAAAACTTTCTgagcttttctgaaagcttaTCGGAAGCCTCGGAGTACCAGACAGATCAGGTGTAG
- the TMEM150C gene encoding transmembrane protein 150C isoform X1, whose product MDGKKCSVWMFLPLVFTLFTSAGLWIVYFIAVEDNKILPLNVPDRKPGSKRPPYISIAGDAPPASCVFSQVMNMAAFLALVVAVLRFIQLKPKVLNPWLNVSGLVALCLASFGMTLLGNFQLSNDEEIHNVGTSLTFGFGTLACWIQSALTLKINLKNEGRKAGIPRVALSASITLCVVLYFILMAQGIHMHASRIQWGLVMCFLCYFGTFAVEFRHYRFEIVCSEYQENFLSFSESLSEASEYQTDQV is encoded by the exons ATGGATGGGAAGAAATGCAGTGTGTGGATGTTTTTACCTCTTGTGTTCACCCTGTTCACATCAGCTGGATTATGGATAGT GTACTTTATAGCAGTGGAGGACAACAAAATTCTCCCACTAAATGTACCAGATAG GAAGCCTGGTTCCAAAAGACCACCTTATATCAG TATTGCAGGTGATGCACCTCCTGCAAGCTGTGTGTTTAGCCAAGTCATGAACATGGCAGCATTTCTAG caCTTGTCGTGGCTGTCCTGCGCTTCATTCAGCTGAAGCCGAAGGTGCTGAACCCTTGGCTGAACGTCAGCGGCCTGGTGGCATTATGCTTGGCCTCTTTTGGGATGACCCTCCTCGGCAACTTTCAG CTTTCCAATGATGAGGAGATCCACAATGTGGGCACATCGCTGACCTTTGGTTTTGGGACCTTGGCGTGCTGGATCCAGTCTGCCCTCACCCTCAAGATCAACCTGAAGAACGAGGGACGGAAAGCTGGGATTCCACGAGTTGCGCTGTCAGCCAGCATCACCCTCTGTGTGGTGCTCT ATTTCATCCTCATGGCACAAGGCATTCACATGCATGCTTCCAGGATCCAGTGGGGCCTGGTGATGTGCTTCCTGTGCTACTTCGGCACCTTTGCAGTGGAGTTCAGGCACTACAGATTTGAGATTGTTTGCTCTGAGTACCAGGAAAACTTTCTgagcttttctgaaagcttaTCGGAAGCCTCGGAGTACCAGACAGATCAGGTGTAG